Part of the Triticum urartu cultivar G1812 chromosome 2, Tu2.1, whole genome shotgun sequence genome, ACATGTGATAAAGACATGTGCCAATGGTGCAGAACGTCATTGGTGGGAAGCGAGTGTTGCGCCAGCCTCCACGTGAATATCTTCAATTTTGATGGCACTTGCATATTCCAGATCGATGACCACACATTGTGTTCCACTACTCCATTAGACATCTCACCAGTGTCCTCTAGCCAAGCTTCTCTTCCCATCTTCATATTGTGAATTTTTTTGTAAGCCGAGCTGACAGAAAAACGCCCCTTGGAATCTCCCAACTATGCCCAGAAATCATCTACTTGCATAGTACATAGTGGTATCTTGAGAATCACCTCGGCATCTACCGACAGAAATATTTGTGTGACTAATTTCTCTCGCCATGCGGCCGCCGTTGGGTCGACCAGCTCTTGGACCAACCGCTGAGGGTCTGCCACCAACGATGAAACAAGCATCATTAAAACCCACCCTCGGGATCCAATTATGGCGCTAGATATTGGTAGTTAAACCATCCCTAATGCGCCTAATAACTCCATGGTGAAGAACATTCCTCCCATCTATAATGGCGCGCCAAACTTGAGATGGGTGTGACCCAAGATATGCTTCCATGAAAGATAATATTGGGACATAAACAATTTTCAGTATGCGTGCATAAAGAGAATCAGGCTCTTGTAGCAGCCTCCATGCCTGTCTTGAGAGTAAGGCAATGTTAAAAATTTCGAGATCACGAAAGGCTAAACCTCCCAGGTTCTTGGGTCTAGTCATGACGTTCCACGACACCCAACGCAGTTTCCTTTTACATTGTTTACTTCCCTACCAGAATTGACGGATTATGGAAGTTACACTCTCTTTGCAACGTCCAACCATCAAAGAGAAGAAAAATGGTCCTGCGCCGACTGGCCGACTCAGCGGCCCGGCCCAGCGGGGCCTTAAACCCCTTTACTACGCCCCCGAAAGATTCTCTCCTCGTCCTCATCCAAACCCCGACCGAATCCCCAACATCCCCCACCGCCGCAGATAAAAATCCAAATAATCGAAGCCCCGCCGTACTCTCGCCCATGGCGCTGCTGCAGCTGCATCCGCCGCCGCTGGCGGCGCTCGGTCGCTCCGTTCTCCCCTGCCGCCCGTTCCCCTCGGCGACCGCGACCGcccgccgctccctcgcctcAGTCGCCTTCTCGCTCCAGACCAACGTGCGCCTCCTCAAGCCCAACCGCCGCTCCCGGCGCTCCCGCTACCCCTACTACGACCTCGACgacgatgaagaggaagaagatgaggagTACGACGAGGACGACGAGAGCGAGGTGAGCTTCCCCAATACCAGTAATCATTGCCAAGTTGAGTAGGCCTTTGCTTCACTGCCAGTGCCTGGCTCTAGTCATGTGAGAGAAATGCGAACTGGGCTCTCACTTGGTTTTAAAATGTGCTCGTCGCAGGAGAATTTAATTGGACAATCGTATTGGTATAGAGCGTGATGTAATCTCTAGCTCAGTGTCTCGTGAAGATTTGGCATACCCTAGTCATCAAGGAAATACCTATACCGTTTGTGCCTATTCTAGAATTTATACTTCCGGTATGCAGTTCGGAGGGAGTACAATTTGCATGTTTGATATGAATGCTTGTCTTCCCGTGCGTTcagttttggctctgtatctcaCATTACATCAGATCATTATAACCACATAATGTAGCACAGTTGATACTTTATCAGATTATAAGCACCGCATAATGTGGCACAGTTAATATTTTGTAGTGTAAGAACTTTGTCGAGGCTTCGTAAGGACTAGTGCCAACAAAGCATGAGCAATCAGCCATTTGGCAGGTCTTGTGTAGTTCTGTGTTTGGATATGAATTGCAATGGTCAGGATATCGGTAACTTGTACCATATCGGTCGGGTGCTGAGTAGGGATAAATAGGCGAATTTTCCAGTTAATCGCCTGATAAATAAATTAGTTAATTGGCTATTCGGTGACCCACCGAGTAGCGATTAACTGACTGAGGTGCAGATTAACTGGCCGATATTTGGAACAATGATGAATTGTCAGTGCTGTTACCATTGAACCCTCCCGAGTCCTGACAAATGGTCTGAGATTTGCTAGGAGAGCTGGAACATATTGACCAAACTCTTCTAGCTCCTTTTAGTTTCGGTAACATCAGATGCTTCTGTGCTCACATGCAAACAATACATACTTAAAAAGGATATTGCGATACAACGTGTTCAATTGCCCCTTCATATATTAGTGACACATGACGCCATAGTGAATGCTCCCATGTTTTGCTATTTAAAAGGGTGTTATCATAATGAACAGTGGTCTATCTAAACCCAGTGTACAGAATTTCCTTGGAAGGTGTATGTCACATGTTGTGTTGACACACTGCTCATACTACATCATTAGATGCTGCGTTTGAATTATTATGCAGAATTTTGTCTAAAAAAATCACTTATGTTTATCTGCTCATAAAACAAATATTACAAACTCACTGTTCCAGTATATCTTACTCTATATTGCACTACTCTTTTCAGGACGATTTATCAGGTTTGGAGTATCCTGGTGTCCTTTATACAAACAACCCGCGTGCTCCGAACAAGAGAGCAGGTATACTTAAGCTATGTAAAATTTCTTAAAAACAATGGTACCTTGTATTGAAACCTGGCTCTATGCTTCAGGACGAAAAACACAACTGGTGAAAGAAAATTGGGAAGGAAGGCGGCCCAAAACTCGTGATAAACATGCTAGTCCAGGAAGGTCTAATTCCCTCCAGCCCAGGAGCAAAATAAACAGAACATTACTAAATCTTACAAGCATGAACAGTGAAGTAGAGGTAGATTTCTAAGATCAATTCAGTATGTGCATGTTTCTGGTCCATATTTTAGTATGTAAGGTACATTGACTAACAAAGATTTGTTGTTGCAGTTGAAAAATGAAAGCATCTCTCGTATTCTGTTTGAAAAATTGCAAGAAGAATATGACTTTGATGATAAATGGTTACCGCTTATTGATTACCTGTGCTCATTTGGACTGAGGGAATCCCATTTTACTTACATTTATGAAAGACACATGGCTTGCTTGCAAATCAACCGGGCTTCTGCAGAAGAAAGGTTGGAGTTCCTTCTAAGTGTTGGTGTTAAAAGCAAGGATCTGAAGAGGATGCTGGTCAGACAGCCGCAAATCTTGGAATACACTCTCAGCAATCTGAAGTCTCATGTTGCTTTtctggctggcattggtgttccGGATGCACGTATGGGGCAAATTATTTCTTCTGCCCCTTCATTTTTATCTTACAGTATTGAGCAGTCCCTGAAGCCAACTATAAGCTATTTGATTGAGGAAGTGGGTATTGAGGAGAGGGATGTGGGAAAAGTGGTGCAGCTAAGCCCTCAGATTCTGGTGCAGCGAATTGATAATGCGTGGAAATCTCGATTTCTTTTTCTCTCAAAAGAACTAGGGGCTCCCAAAGATAGCATTGTCAAAATGGTCACAAAGCACCCACAGCTGCTTCATTACAGCATTGAGGAGGGCATCTTGCCTCGAATCAATTTCCTTAGAAGCATTGGCATGAGAAACTCTGATATTCTCAAAATATTGACAAGTCTTACTCAGGTATTACCATATGTCCATATACATGTTATCATTCCTCATCCTTATATCTTTGCTGTTGCTATTAAGTGTCTCTCGTGGTAAATGTATCCTGCCATGTTTTTCAGGTGCTATCTTTGTCGGTGGAGAAAAATCTCAAACCAAAGTATCTTTATTTGGTCAATGACCTTAAGAATGAGGCTCAATCCCTGACGAAGTACCCCATGTACTTGAGCTTGTCTCTTGAGCAGAGAATTCGTCCCCGTCACCGTTTTCTTGTTTCATTGAAGAAAGCTCCAAAGGGCCCATTTCCTCTTAGCTCCTTTGTGCTTACAGATGAGCGTTTTTGCCAGCGGTTGGCTGGGACGAGCTTAGAGAAGTACCATACATTTAGACAGAGCTTGCTGCTGACAGGTTTCGAAGATAAGACTGGAAGGAAACCATTGGCATCACGACGGTAGATAGTTTGAGGAACTTGACCATAGGCAAGAGGGTTGCTTCTGACTTCCGTGCCTGTCCTCACTGTAAGAAAGCTCCAGAGGGTCTATTTCATATTAACCTCCCTCGCGCCTGTGGACGAGCATTTTTGCCATCAATGAGCCTTTGACTAACTTAGAGAGAGAAGTAACATACATCGAGACAGAGCGTCTGTTGGCAGGTTTTGCCGAGAAGTCTGAAGGAAATTGTTAGCACCAAGGCAGTAGATGATTAATATTCAGCTGATAGGTTGCGTTTTAGACTATGAGCCTGCCCTTCCTCACTGTAAGATGACCATCTTACACAGCACTTTCCTTTTCTTTCTGTGTCTTCCGGTTGTTATTTTGCGTAGTTCTAATGATTGGTCTACTATTTTCCAGGAAATGGCCTAGGTTGCTGGCCTGGTTACCCCTCTGTTCAGCTGTTGCCTTGTGAAACATCTTGTAGAGTCTTTCTGATAGCTCCGGATCAACTACAAATGGATGGTTCATCTGACAGAACAGCATCCACCGGAATAGCTGATCGAACATTCTGCTAACTGCTTAAAGAGTAGCTGCCTTGACTTCTACTTACGGTTAACCGCAACTTTCGAGCAACATATTAAGTCTAGCAAAACTGCAGCTTGACCATATAGCGTGCAACTTCTGTGTCAGACATATAcgccctccgttcccaaatatttgtctttctaggcatttcaaatGGACACAACATACGGATgcatgtagacatattttagagcgtagattcactcattttgttctgtatgtagtcacttgttgaaatctctagaaaaacaaatatttgggaacagagggagtagtaggCTATAGTAAATTTTCTTCAGGGTTGTAATGATAGAGATTATGCGGTTGAGATTTGCCTGTAATGGTACTAGTACTGTGCCTACGCCCTCCCTGTCTCTCACAGGGTTATGATGGGAATCGCACTTTTAAAAACTATACCGTCGAGGGATCTCAGCAGGTGCAGTAGCGGAAGAAGAAAACGAGTGCAGCATTCGGCGAGGGGCCACATGTACCAGAAAATGCTGGGGTCATGTGCTTCTGAGCGAATTTTTCCGTCAAGTTTCAATATTTCGTTACTAAGTTTAGGATGTATGAATCTGAAAAATTTCACGCAACAGCACGTGTGTATTTGCAGTAATGTAAAAGACAAGATATGTGTATTTCACacctttccttttcttttctttatataaCGCAAATATATATGGAAAACGCTTGGCTTCTACCGGCGGATCGCACGTGAGCATCCGCAAGCTCATCCTTACGGCGCATGTCTTAACCGAGCGgtccttttttttctttctttcggTCAACGTTATTGCTGCTGACTGTCCACTATGACGAGTTTTCACAATATGGTCTTTGTTGCAAAAACTGCAACAAGACCTATGTTGCAGAAAAAATAAATTTGTAATGAGACCTTTGTTGCAAAAAAAAACTAAATTGCAACAACACATCTgttgcaaaaaaataaaataaaactgaAATAAGGCCTCCGTTGCAAAAAAAATATTGCAACATTATCCGTGTTGTAGAAATTTCCCGCAACACACCCTGTGTTGCAATGATAAAAAGTGACGCTCAATCGCTCAATCCAATAAAGCCGATGACTCGTGAGGCGGTGTATCTTATAAAAATATCCGTCGGCCGGGTAGCAGCACCTAACATATATTGGCAGTGGCGGAGGCAGGGGGTGGCCAGCCAGGGCCCGGGCCCTCCCCAACATCCTAATTTCCTTTGTATTATGCATATGAACAGTGAATTTTTTTACTATTGCCTGCAGCCGGCCCTCCCCAACATCAGATTATACGCATTCCTGCCTCCACCACTGTATATTGGCTCAAATTTTGTATGTTCATACTACATCAACAATATGTACCCCGCCATCCTTATTCGAAATGTTTACAACATACACATGTGTGTTTTGATCATCTGAAATTAGCCGGCTTCAGCCGCGTCAGTTCGCACGCACTGTTTGGTTTGGGGCTTGGGAGCTAAAAAAGGCAGCCTTTTGTTTCCGGTGGTGCCAACTAAAGGAAGCTTTAGCTCTAGCACTAGCATTGTCCCActtaaaaaaaaacaaaaaactggcATGTAGGAGTACTAATCTCAAGGCAATTCAAAAATGATGTGCAACAATTCAAAGAAAATCTGGCATGTACTAATCTCAGGTTGGAAATAATCACCACTTGTTCCTATCACCAGAGTAATGCAACTCTCTCTCGAAGATAAACAACAATGACGTACAACTAAACAGGTAAGCAAAACCCAATGAACCAACTGAAACTGAAGATATCTTCCATTACTCTCTCCGAAAGAGACGCACAGGTCTCAGTGTCATATGCAAACACAAACTGTTTCTGTTTTGCTATTAACTACCAAAAAAACTCAGTGTGTAGAGTAGAATTACAAGGATTCTTAGATCATGCATCAGCAGGTCATAACAGCAGGGGGGTTGACCCCAAACCTAATCAACCAAGGAAAGCGCTTCAATGTACAAAAACTTCCCTTTGTTTATATGATCTATCTAAGAGGAAACCATAGAAGCGTTTCAGTAATCAGTATAGTGTACTCAAGTTTGCTGCGTCTTTAGTATACTCATCTAATCTACAATCTATGTCTGGAGTGTATATGTATCGAATGGGAGTCGACAACATCTGAATGGGGAACTCCGTTCCAATCCACTTATACTTGCGCCACTGGCTGGTCAGGTCAGGCCTCCTTGTAGAAACAGTCGACATCTGGAAGAGCGGCAGCGATCTCGTCCCTGCAAAAGAGCTCACATGGTTCAGATCTGCTACTACTAGACTAACCAACAGGGGAAAGGCAACAAAAATGATATCGGAATGGGAAATAACAATGGCCAAATAACAATGGCCGTTGCTACTCAAAATAATACAGAATATCAAATAACGCGCAACATCTGAAGTGCTCCGATTCCAGCATAATTTGGTTTGTCGCAACCATGATAAGGTCAGCCATTCTAGGTAGCATAACAGCTCGATTAAGCATCCTAAAAGTCGATAGATGGTAGCTGAAAATGCCGACATAAATAGGAAAACTCACATATCTTGTTGTGCTGCGCCTCCATCTGGCACACCTGGCACTTCATCCGGAACACCTGGCACTTGTCCTGCCACTCCATTCCCAGCAGGGTTCCTGTATTtgcaacacttccagacttgagCATTCAGAGTTTGCAATTGCAAAAAAAGTCCCTTGTTCCTGAACTTGTAATATTTAAAATATATTGGGTAAGGTAAAAAAAAGAAGGAAAACTCAGATATCTTGTTCTGCTGCGTCTCCATCCAGCACACCTAGCACGTCATCTGGCACTGCAACCGGGGCATTTGGCACATGTCCTAGCCCTCCACCCGGGCCATTCAGCCCATGATTCCCAGCAGGGTTCCTGTATTtgcaacacttccagacttgagCAGAGTTCACAAATGCCAAAAAAAGTCCCTTATTCCTGAACTTGTAATGTTTAAAATACATTGATGAAGGTAAAAAAGAAGGAAAACTCACATATCTTGTTGTGCTGCGTTTCCATCTGGCGCACCTGGTTCTTGTCCTGGCACTCCACCCAGGGCATTTGGTACATGTCCTGGCCCTCCATCCAGGCCATTCGGCCCATGATTCTCAGCAGGGTTCCTGTATTTGCAACATTTCCAGACTTGAGCATTCAGAGTTCACAAATGCAAAAAAACAAGGTCCCTTATTTCTGAACTTGTAACATTTAAAAATATATTGAGTAAGGTACGGCCTAACTAAATCAGTGCTCCAAAAATAAACTAATTCCATGAATTGAATTAATGAACGACAGGGACACTTTATAAGTACCCCAAAATACAAAATAAACGAAACCAACATAACCTAAATGAAGCATAAAATCAAACCAGCAGCTTACGGAGAGAATAAAGGCTAGTGATGTTTACAGAATATGGTATAGGCCACCTAGATAcacaaaaaaaaattcaaatcaGTAGCCTAATGTGTAGCCATGTCACTAGGAAGCAAATGACAACAACAAAGCTTGGAAATCAAATTCTGGGACTGACATCCTAAATGGATAATGATGCTGGAAAAGGAGACTAGTCCACAAAGTCAAACAAAAGAGAAGTCGATAACAATCAGCAACTGACTAGTCTGAGAAATGCCAAAAATAAAGTAAGTCATAAGAGCTTAGAAAAATGTCATGCGACATTTCCACCATAGCTAACAGTAAAGATTCTGTATGTGTGAATAGCACACATGAGATACTGTTTTAACAGAAATTATAGATCTACGTTTACACTATATGATAGGATAACGTAAAAGGAAGCAAAATAAAGCAACCATGTACTAAATCGTTACCACAGATAATAGGGGATATAGCGGTCCACGTGAAGTCTTGCTCCGGAGATGAAGTGAGGGACCTCAGGATTCCAGTTTGATAAAAGCAGCCTCACTGTCCCAGGGAGCATGAATCTCACAAAACCATATGACCTTCCATGCGGAATAGTCACAGACACGACAGACCCGAAATTGCTGGAACAAACATCATAAATAATATTAACATAATGACATAGCACTTGGGATCTTTATTTAAAGGGCCTGAACGCTTAAGTTACAAGACGATACCTGAAATACGAATGAACCTTTGATTCAGTGCATATTTCTCTACTTTGAGCAGAGAAGGTGATATAAATCCGAGTTTCACTATTGAAATCCATCACATTTGGATTGTAGGCTGGTGGAGCAACCTCCAACAGGATTACATACCATTGAAAGCTGTTTTGAAACATCAATGGTTATAAATCAGAACGTCTAGAAAAAGAAAAGAGACGTGTCTCAATTTTTTTCAGAAAGGTAAAGAGATGTGTCTCATTGCTAATTTAAAGTGAACAAAACAGACAACTAAAAGAGAGATATTAGAAATGAGACCACAGAAAACCTGTCATGAAACAAATAAATCGTATGAAGACGCCAGAGCAAACTCAGCAGGTGATCAGGATTCCCATCCTGTCCGTCTTGCAGAAGCTTTATGTGCAACTCAGAGCAATTCCGTGGCAAATCCACTACTGGGACAGGAAAACCATGCATCATATGCAGAAATACCCTGATTTGGATCTCTATCCTCCCAAATGAGTCAAGTCCATGAGAGAACCAACAGTCTGAACCATACTTGCAAGATCCATCAATCATGTAGAAGCGGCAAGGCTGGTCAGACCTCCAAACCATTTTCTGTTTCCTGTGCCACAGAGAACATCAAGGaaaattaaaaaataataaatTGGTGTCATAAATAATTAATATCACGGAAACCATTCTCTGTTTCCTGTGCCACAGTAAGAAACAATGGCATGTATTCACCAGAATTTCACGTTGCCCATTTTGCACTTCAAAAAACTGAAGAACAAAAATCCAACCAGAGACCACTAGAACGTACTCCATATATTATACCATATAAACTGGCAATCAACAGAAAAGATAGGGTAAAGTAGCATATCCACGACCAAGAACCAGCCAAGAACCTCCAGAATTCCATCAAAATCAATATTGATGCACCAGCTAATCCACATTTGACCCCGCAAGAACTCATCAAGCTAAGAAAACCTGGAATCATGCTTCTGTGCCCCTAAAGCGTTAATGTACACACAGGCGGGAGCAGAAAGAAGGAAGGTAACATATTCGTGACCACGAACTATTCTAGTCCCCAAATCGCCTCCAGAAGTCAACCAAAATTGGTACGTTGTATTTGATATACTCCACAAATTAACCCCGCAACAAATCATCAAGCCAAAAAACTTGGGATCGTGCTTTTTGTGCCCCTAATCCTAATGTCCAAAACTCTTGTAACTCTGGCCGGGAAGCAGAGCAGCACGGGCGGGAGGACCAAGAACCATTCTAACGAAGCAACCTTATGCAAAATTCCACTAAACTTGGTACTGCTGTACAATATACTCCACAAATTATCCCCGCAGCAAATCATCAAGCCAAGAGAACTTGGGATCGTGCTTTTGTCCCCCTAAATCCTACTGTATGTCCGAAACTCTTGTAACTCCGGCCGGGAAGCAGAGCAGCACAAGCGGGAGGACCAAGAACCGTTCTAACCAAGAAACCGTACCATATTCCCACGAAAATCGGTACTGTCGTACGAAATGCAACACAAATTAACTCTGCAAGAACTCGTGAATCCAAGAAAGTTGGAAAGATTCATCTGCACTCCTGAATTTTAACGTCCAAAGGTCTTCTACTCCGGGAAGAAGAGCAGCGCAGGAGGGGAGGGGATGATCAAGAACGAAACACCATGCCCAGAACTCAACCAAATTCGGTAATGTTGTACAAGATACGCGCTCCGCAGATAAACCCCGCAAGAAATCATGCGTCAAGATCGTAATGTACAAACCTGGTCTTTCTCCGCTCCAGGAAGGGTTCAGCACACCGAGGAAGGGTTCAGCAGACCGAGGAAGGGGACGAGGCGGGGGCTGTATATGATGCCTGCGCAAGCTTCTCCGCTCCGGGAAGGGTGAAGAAGAGGGCGAGGAAGAAGACGGTGAGGCGGAGGCTGTATATATGACGCCCGCGCAAGCTTTCGCCTTTGAAAGGAGACGGTAGGCAACCTCGAATTCGCAGCATTGGGCCTGGGCCTGGGCCTGTCCGGTACGCCCAAGGCATGACTTAAGAAGCCCCGAGCAGCATTGGGCCTGGTGCTGGAAAGGCCTCCGCTTGGCTCACTAAGTCCtggcgcgccgccgcctccggtgCGGTGGGAGCCGCCGGagagaggggcgaggggaggcgTCGGCCCAGCCGCCGCAGTTCCGCATTCCCTGTCGTGGTGGTCGGCACCGACGCCGCCGACCTTCAATTTCACGGAGGGGGCGGCGACCAATCTCGCCGTGGAGCGTCGCTGCGGAGATGCCCGGTGTCGAGCGGAGCGACTGAGCTGGGTTGAGGACAGAGAAGCGGCGTTGCGGATGCTCGGCCTGGATCAAAGCGACGGAGGTCGGTGGAGAAGAGAGAAGCGGCGGTGGGTGCGCCATTGCGGTGGCTGGCGCGCCTCTGCAGGAGTCTCGTGGTGGGTCGTGTGAGGAAGAATCGCATGCCTTCAGTCAAGTAAGCAGGAGAAAAATTCACTACACGTGCATTTACTTGGGCTGGCGTTAACTTTAGTCCGTGTGGTTACAAATACCCGAAATATAATCACCAAACTTGCTCTAGAAGGTCGTCTACGGTCCATTATACAGTTTTATGTACGTATATGATGAGTTGGCTCGAGTCAACCGATGCCAAGTGTGCATTGACTACCACATGTGCCCAGCTCGCTGGAATACGCATGCACGCAGGTTTTTTTTTGTGCAAAATTGACAGTTATTAAAGATCTACCCCCACTTGTTCGCACACCTGGCCGGATCGAGCCACACCCGCTCGGACCGAGCCCAACCGCTGCCGCTCCCAACCCTATCTCGCAGACTCCGTCGTCGCCGTCTGAAAGTGCAAGTACCCctaggtgattttggtaatttctaacaacatataactcattgaactaatgctatttcatgattaatatttcaggaaagtttaatgattggcatggcatggatgagaaaagtggacccctaaaaaatgctaaggacaaaaggattggcttaagctcaaagctcaagactctacattttctattttagtgatccaagatcacattgagtctataggaaaagtcaatactattaaagagggatgaggtgttgcttaatgaggctcttcctcaaaatgcttagtaatatgctccaaagccctcaactactttctcacatccatgtatgacctaaaccaaaagtcaaactcggccccgccgattctttctatccggcaccaccgagttcagatgtcatagccactgccacaaaccctaggaaaatcggtctcaccgatagagATCCccgtctcaccgagatgggattgtaatctctctgttttccttcgtaacgtttcggtcccaccgagatgagcgatcggtcccaccgagattgcaatgtaaactctctgtttccctttcgtaacatttcggtctcaccgaaatgagcgaatcggtcccaccgagtttacctaaccaactctttggttagcttattaccaaaatcggtctcaccgagtttgtgtaatcggtctcaccgagattacgttatgccctaaccctaaccatatcggtcctaccgagttgcatgtcggtcccactgaaaattctaacggtcactagatttgctgatttggtccaaccgagtttatcaattcggtcccaccgagattggcaagttgtgtgtaatggttagattttgtgtggatgctatatatacccctccacctcctcttcattcgtgaagagagccatcagaacgaacctacacttccaacttaccttttctgagagagaaccacctacacttgtgtt contains:
- the LOC125536469 gene encoding transcription termination factor MTERF9, chloroplastic yields the protein MALLQLHPPPLAALGRSVLPCRPFPSATATARRSLASVAFSLQTNVRLLKPNRRSRRSRYPYYDLDDDEEEEDEEYDEDDESEDDLSGLEYPGVLYTNNPRAPNKRAGRKTQLVKENWEGRRPKTRDKHASPGRSNSLQPRSKINRTLLNLTSMNSEVELKNESISRILFEKLQEEYDFDDKWLPLIDYLCSFGLRESHFTYIYERHMACLQINRASAEERLEFLLSVGVKSKDLKRMLVRQPQILEYTLSNLKSHVAFLAGIGVPDARMGQIISSAPSFLSYSIEQSLKPTISYLIEEVGIEERDVGKVVQLSPQILVQRIDNAWKSRFLFLSKELGAPKDSIVKMVTKHPQLLHYSIEEGILPRINFLRSIGMRNSDILKILTSLTQVLSLSVEKNLKPKYLYLVNDLKNEAQSLTKYPMYLSLSLEQRIRPRHRFLVSLKKAPKGPFPLSSFVLTDERFCQRLAGTSLEKYHTFRQSLLLTGFEDKTGRKPLASRR
- the LOC125541318 gene encoding uncharacterized protein LOC125541318; translation: MVWRSDQPCRFYMIDGSCKYGSDCWFSHGLDSFGRIEIQIRVFLHMMHGFPVPVVDLPRNCSELHIKLLQDGQDGNPDHLLSLLWRLHTIYLFHDSFQWYVILLEVAPPAYNPNVMDFNSETRIYITFSAQSREICTESKVHSYFSNFGSVVSVTIPHGRSYGFVRFMLPGTVRLLLSNWNPEVPHFISGARLHVDRYIPYYLWNPAENHGPNGLDGGPGHVPNALGGVPGQEPGAPDGNAAQQDMNPAGNHGLNGPGGGLGHVPNAPVAVPDDVLGTLLGMEWQDKCQVFRMKCQVCQMEAQHNKIWTRSLPLFQMSTVSTRRPDLTSQWRKYKWIGTEFPIQMLSTPIRYIYTPDIDCRLDEYTKDAANLSTLY